The following are from one region of the Nocardia terpenica genome:
- a CDS encoding IS5 family transposase yields the protein MAAPWIVDDELWSVIEPLLPVKPAGTPGPPQMDSRRALQGILFVLITGIGWEDLPQELGFGSGMTCWRRLRDWQAAGAFEQIHQAVLARCHAARLIDFDWVMVDGSHVRAKKGAPQQDRARSTAPKPAPSTTLLTCGNGFPLAVALSGASVNDHLMLPTLLDHVKPLRGRAGRPRHRITTLIADKGYDYPSVYSELWQRRITGYIARRGTRDKVTAGRWIVEQSFALLHQYRRLAIRWERRTDIHHGFLDLATALICWRRLSNRTR from the coding sequence GTGGCGGCACCGTGGATCGTGGATGACGAGTTGTGGTCGGTGATCGAACCGCTACTGCCGGTGAAACCGGCCGGGACACCGGGGCCGCCGCAGATGGACAGCCGGAGGGCGCTGCAGGGGATCTTGTTCGTGTTGATCACCGGGATCGGGTGGGAAGACCTGCCCCAGGAGCTGGGGTTCGGGTCCGGGATGACGTGTTGGCGCAGGTTGCGGGACTGGCAGGCCGCTGGGGCGTTCGAACAGATCCATCAGGCCGTGCTCGCCCGCTGCCACGCCGCCAGGTTGATCGACTTCGACTGGGTCATGGTCGACGGCTCGCACGTGCGGGCGAAAAAAGGGGCGCCGCAACAGGACCGAGCCCGGTCGACCGCGCCAAAACCGGCTCCAAGCACCACCCTGTTGACCTGCGGGAACGGATTCCCGCTCGCGGTGGCGCTGTCGGGCGCCAGTGTCAACGACCACCTGATGTTGCCCACGCTCCTTGACCATGTGAAGCCCCTTCGCGGGCGTGCGGGCCGCCCCAGACATCGGATCACCACTCTGATCGCGGACAAGGGCTACGACTATCCCAGCGTGTATTCCGAACTGTGGCAACGCCGTATCACTGGCTACATCGCGCGCCGCGGCACCCGTGACAAGGTCACCGCCGGCCGCTGGATCGTCGAGCAATCCTTCGCCCTGCTGCACCAGTACCGGCGGCTGGCCATCCGATGGGAACGACGCACCGACATCCACCACGGCTTCCTCGACCTCGCCACCGCACTGATCTGCTGGCGACGACTCAGCAACCGAACCCGATAG
- a CDS encoding N-acyl-D-amino-acid deacylase family protein, protein MVGYDVVVRGGLVYDGTGVGAVRADVGVVGGKVAAIGVELGEGVRTVDARGRWVVPGFIDVHTHYDAEVLFAPGLGESVRHGVTSVVMGNCSLSTVYAGAEDCADMFARVEALPWDVVHSAVKEHRDWVDPRSYVAALESKALGVNVAAFLGHSDIRVATMGLARASDRRARATRAEVQQMRRMLGDALDAGFVGLSTIRSSFSKLEGKRYPGRQLPSTYARWREFRALNDVLRQRHRVHQSTPNLTRRLEIANFLLQSGGWRHGRPLKTTLISAADIKADRNVVRLATVVAALANRVLGADFRWQHLPVPFEVYADGVDLVIFEEFGSGVTALNIRDLLRRHEFLNDPDFRRAFRKDMSKKFGTRVWHRDLYDAEIVACPDADLVGRSFGEIADDRGILAPDALLDLVVEHGSALRWRTTIANDRDTELNRLARSPQVQIGFADSGAHLRNMAFYNMGIRFLERVHRDRIMPVERAVHRLTGELAQWYGLDTGRIAPGARADLAVVDPAGFDGSSGDYHEAPMPGAPGVNRMVNRSGSAVAATIVNGTVVHENGDFAEGFGTSLHAGRFLRAVG, encoded by the coding sequence ATGGTGGGTTACGACGTTGTGGTGCGTGGGGGGCTGGTTTACGACGGGACGGGGGTGGGGGCCGTTCGGGCCGATGTGGGGGTTGTCGGGGGGAAGGTGGCGGCGATCGGGGTCGAGTTGGGGGAGGGGGTGCGGACGGTTGATGCTCGGGGGCGGTGGGTGGTGCCGGGGTTTATTGATGTGCACACCCATTACGACGCCGAGGTGTTGTTCGCGCCGGGGTTGGGGGAGTCGGTGCGGCACGGGGTTACCTCGGTGGTGATGGGGAACTGTTCGCTGTCGACGGTGTATGCCGGGGCGGAGGACTGTGCGGACATGTTCGCTCGGGTGGAGGCGCTGCCGTGGGATGTGGTGCATTCCGCGGTGAAGGAGCATCGGGACTGGGTGGATCCGAGATCGTATGTGGCGGCGCTGGAGTCGAAGGCGCTCGGGGTGAATGTTGCGGCGTTTCTGGGACATTCGGATATCCGGGTGGCGACGATGGGGCTGGCGCGGGCCTCGGATCGGCGGGCGCGGGCGACGCGGGCCGAGGTGCAGCAGATGCGGCGGATGCTCGGCGATGCCCTCGATGCGGGGTTCGTGGGACTGTCCACGATCCGCAGTTCGTTCTCGAAGCTGGAGGGTAAGCGGTATCCGGGGCGGCAGCTGCCGTCCACCTATGCTCGATGGCGGGAGTTCCGGGCGCTCAATGATGTGTTGCGGCAACGGCATCGGGTCCATCAGAGCACCCCGAACCTGACTCGTCGGCTCGAGATCGCGAACTTCCTGCTGCAGAGCGGGGGTTGGCGGCACGGGCGGCCGTTGAAGACGACGCTCATCTCCGCCGCCGACATCAAGGCCGATCGGAATGTGGTGCGGCTGGCGACAGTCGTTGCGGCGCTGGCCAATCGGGTGCTGGGTGCCGACTTCCGGTGGCAGCACCTACCGGTTCCGTTCGAGGTGTATGCCGACGGCGTCGATCTGGTGATCTTCGAGGAGTTCGGGTCCGGCGTGACCGCGCTCAATATCCGAGATCTGTTGCGGCGGCACGAATTTCTGAACGACCCCGACTTTCGGCGCGCCTTCCGCAAGGACATGTCGAAGAAGTTCGGCACCCGCGTCTGGCACCGTGACCTCTACGACGCGGAAATCGTCGCCTGTCCCGACGCCGACCTGGTGGGCCGCTCCTTCGGCGAAATCGCCGACGACCGAGGAATTCTCGCCCCCGACGCACTGCTGGACCTGGTAGTGGAGCACGGTTCGGCCCTCCGCTGGCGCACCACCATCGCCAACGATCGTGATACCGAACTGAACCGGCTCGCCCGCTCCCCTCAGGTGCAGATCGGCTTCGCCGACTCCGGCGCGCACCTGCGCAATATGGCCTTCTACAACATGGGAATTCGCTTCCTGGAACGCGTCCACCGCGACCGGATCATGCCCGTCGAACGCGCCGTACACCGCCTCACCGGCGAACTGGCCCAGTGGTACGGGCTGGACACCGGCCGCATAGCCCCTGGTGCCCGGGCCGACCTCGCGGTCGTCGATCCTGCCGGATTCGATGGCAGCAGTGGGGATTATCATGAGGCCCCGATGCCGGGTGCGCCCGGGGTGAATCGAATGGTCAATCGGTCTGGTAGCGCCGTCGCCGCGACCATCGTGAATGGCACGGTGGTGCATGAAAATGGTGATTTCGCAGAGGGTTTCGGGACGAGTTTGCATGCGGGGCGGTTCCTGCGGGCGGTGGGGTGA
- a CDS encoding uracil-DNA glycosylase → MTDTPAAPDGYRTLAAMDADLIDCRACPRLVAWREQVARDKRAAFRDETYWGRPVPGLGPDNARLLVVGLAPAAHGGNRTGRMFTGDRSGDVLFAAMHAVGLTNQPTAVHRDDGLRLLGTRITAPVHCAPPDNKPTPTERNTCRHWLTTELHLLAPTVRTILTLGAFGWQSLLPALSTAGWQIPTPQPKFGHGVRYRLEPAAPHLNPVELFGCYHVSQQNTFTGRLTPAMLEDVLAQAKSAAGL, encoded by the coding sequence ATGACCGACACGCCCGCTGCGCCCGACGGGTACCGCACGCTCGCCGCCATGGACGCCGACCTGATCGACTGCCGCGCCTGCCCCCGCCTGGTGGCCTGGCGCGAACAGGTGGCCCGCGACAAGCGCGCCGCCTTCCGCGACGAAACCTATTGGGGCCGACCGGTTCCCGGCCTCGGCCCCGACAACGCCCGTCTGCTCGTGGTCGGCCTCGCCCCGGCCGCCCACGGCGGCAACCGAACCGGCCGCATGTTCACCGGCGACCGCAGCGGCGACGTCCTCTTCGCCGCCATGCACGCGGTGGGCCTCACCAACCAGCCGACCGCCGTCCACCGCGACGACGGCCTCCGCCTCCTCGGCACCCGAATCACCGCCCCCGTCCACTGCGCCCCACCCGACAACAAACCAACCCCCACCGAACGCAACACCTGCCGCCACTGGCTCACCACCGAACTCCACCTCCTAGCCCCCACCGTCCGCACCATCCTCACCCTCGGCGCCTTCGGCTGGCAGTCCCTCCTCCCCGCCCTATCCACCGCAGGCTGGCAAATCCCCACGCCCCAACCGAAATTCGGGCACGGGGTGCGGTACAGGCTGGAACCGGCCGCACCCCACCTGAACCCTGTCGAACTATTCGGCTGCTACCACGTGAGCCAACAGAACACGTTCACAGGGAGATTGACTCCGGCCATGCTCGAAGATGTTCTCGCCCAGGCCAAGTCGGCGGCCGGGTTGTAA
- a CDS encoding GyrI-like domain-containing protein encodes MQFEIVERDETWVAGLPVRSPKRALGELRDHDLEAAWAAVLHQELGGPLASAYTDFQPDLGTYNTQIVGYQCSSFDEVTRGHIATRLAGGTYARFSSVGNFPQIMTDLWTQIAFAEEHNQIRRTHTGDFECYPHAYKIDLYLAVDPR; translated from the coding sequence ATGCAGTTTGAGATCGTCGAGCGAGACGAGACATGGGTCGCCGGGCTACCGGTGCGAAGCCCGAAACGTGCGCTCGGAGAACTGCGGGACCACGATCTGGAGGCGGCCTGGGCCGCCGTGCTGCATCAGGAACTGGGCGGTCCGCTCGCGTCGGCCTACACCGACTTCCAGCCCGACCTCGGCACCTACAACACCCAGATCGTCGGCTACCAGTGCTCGTCGTTCGACGAGGTCACCCGCGGCCACATCGCGACGCGGCTGGCGGGCGGCACCTACGCGCGGTTCTCCTCGGTCGGCAACTTCCCGCAGATCATGACCGACCTGTGGACCCAGATCGCCTTCGCCGAGGAGCACAACCAGATCCGGCGCACCCACACCGGGGACTTCGAGTGCTACCCGCACGCCTACAAGATCGATCTCTACCTGGCGGTCGACCCGAGATGA
- a CDS encoding GyrI-like domain-containing protein translates to MSYSIVVRDESTYAGLVVPRMRPSFKVSNSELIEFLRDRLRDRDGSQRPLYTVYVPDPAGNYNVLVSYDYPAVDAVPVGDVMIRVPKGVYARFEPNGDYHDQVEDVWAQVDDATASAEITRAYREEIEIWRGSAEVELLISILV, encoded by the coding sequence ATGAGCTATTCGATCGTGGTCCGCGACGAGTCCACCTATGCCGGTCTGGTGGTGCCTCGGATGCGCCCGAGCTTCAAGGTCAGCAACAGCGAGCTCATCGAATTCCTGCGCGACCGGTTACGCGACCGCGACGGCTCGCAGCGACCGCTCTACACGGTGTACGTGCCCGATCCGGCCGGAAATTACAACGTACTGGTCAGTTACGACTATCCGGCCGTGGACGCGGTGCCGGTGGGCGATGTGATGATCCGCGTGCCGAAGGGCGTCTACGCCCGCTTCGAGCCCAACGGCGATTACCACGATCAGGTCGAGGATGTCTGGGCGCAGGTCGACGATGCGACGGCCTCGGCCGAGATCACCCGCGCCTACCGCGAGGAGATCGAGATCTGGCGCGGTTCCGCCGAGGTGGAGCTGCTGATCTCGATACTGGTCTAA
- a CDS encoding putative bifunctional diguanylate cyclase/phosphodiesterase encodes MTQVASELMGVDATTMVAATERVLASLVEHFDVDFCYLRHTDREHRATVLVAEWPRRACVPDPDPLGVVYFDQADSSFRAVEHATEPTIVRPGPQFAEYQATVRRASGFDEVTSAAVPLLSRGEPIGLLGFIKHGDREWSTRELNVLKAIAALFAQLQARVEAEERLRYIAMHDDLTGLANRRALLEHMENRLRFGSPGPVATFFLDLDRLKALNDFLGHTAGDNFIRTLSERLRDHMDPTDMIARLGGDEFVIVPAKPMDAVAAELEATRLQQLIAQRVTVGGESVSRGASIGVALGIPGETTVTEVLRRADHALLSAKSGGGNGVAVFTDAMRAQFELQDDVELNLRSAVTDGSLVLHYQPEVDLRTGRIVAMEALVRWQHPSRGLLPPGAFVGVAEATNLAGELGRWVIKAACEQFARWRRRGLASNVVIRINVSPVQLVSLDFVESIEDVLRRHGIDGSSVCLEITEHVVVQDLTRTQVTLRGLKRMGVQIAIDDFGTGYSSLSHLKALPVDAVKIDRGFVQRLGVSTDDLAIVKSIVGLAGSFGLGVVGEGVETAVAARTLVGLGCYRAQGFLIARPMPAAELDAHLAAGRIPLDLELPRVSRGVPRT; translated from the coding sequence GTGACACAGGTTGCCTCCGAGTTGATGGGCGTCGACGCCACCACGATGGTGGCGGCGACGGAACGGGTGCTGGCGAGTCTGGTCGAGCACTTCGATGTCGACTTCTGCTACCTCCGACACACCGACCGGGAGCACCGGGCCACGGTCCTGGTGGCCGAATGGCCGCGCCGCGCCTGTGTGCCCGACCCCGATCCGCTCGGCGTCGTCTACTTCGATCAGGCCGATTCCTCCTTCCGCGCCGTGGAACACGCCACCGAGCCGACCATCGTGCGGCCCGGCCCGCAGTTCGCCGAGTATCAGGCGACCGTCCGGCGCGCCTCGGGATTCGACGAGGTGACCTCCGCGGCGGTGCCGCTGCTGTCGCGCGGGGAGCCGATCGGCCTGCTCGGTTTCATCAAGCACGGTGACCGGGAGTGGAGCACCCGGGAGCTGAATGTACTCAAGGCGATCGCCGCGCTGTTCGCGCAGTTGCAGGCGCGCGTGGAGGCCGAGGAGCGGCTGCGCTACATCGCCATGCACGACGACCTGACCGGGCTGGCGAACCGGCGGGCGCTGCTGGAACATATGGAGAACCGGTTGCGGTTCGGCAGCCCCGGCCCGGTGGCCACCTTCTTCCTGGACCTGGATCGGCTCAAGGCGCTCAACGACTTTCTCGGTCACACCGCGGGGGACAACTTCATCCGGACGCTGTCGGAACGGCTGCGCGACCACATGGATCCGACGGACATGATCGCGCGACTAGGCGGCGACGAGTTCGTCATCGTGCCCGCCAAGCCGATGGACGCGGTGGCGGCCGAACTCGAGGCCACCCGATTGCAGCAGCTGATCGCGCAGCGGGTGACCGTGGGCGGCGAGTCGGTCAGCCGCGGCGCGAGCATCGGAGTCGCGCTGGGCATTCCGGGGGAGACGACCGTGACCGAGGTGCTGCGGCGCGCCGACCACGCGCTGCTGTCGGCGAAATCCGGTGGCGGCAACGGGGTCGCGGTGTTCACCGACGCGATGCGCGCCCAGTTCGAGTTGCAGGACGACGTCGAGCTCAACCTGCGCAGCGCCGTGACGGACGGATCGCTGGTCCTGCACTATCAGCCCGAGGTGGATCTGCGCACCGGCCGGATCGTCGCCATGGAGGCGCTGGTCCGCTGGCAGCATCCCTCGCGGGGACTGCTGCCGCCCGGGGCGTTCGTGGGTGTCGCGGAGGCGACGAATCTGGCCGGTGAGCTGGGCCGGTGGGTGATCAAGGCGGCGTGCGAGCAGTTCGCGCGGTGGCGGCGGCGCGGGCTGGCGTCGAATGTGGTCATCCGGATCAATGTGTCGCCGGTGCAGCTGGTGAGCCTGGACTTCGTGGAATCGATCGAGGATGTGCTGCGCCGGCACGGAATCGACGGCAGCTCCGTGTGTTTGGAGATCACCGAGCACGTCGTGGTGCAGGATCTGACCCGCACGCAGGTGACGCTGCGCGGCCTCAAGCGGATGGGCGTGCAGATCGCCATCGACGACTTCGGCACCGGGTACAGCTCGCTGTCGCATCTGAAGGCGCTGCCGGTCGACGCGGTCAAGATCGATCGTGGCTTCGTGCAGCGCCTGGGGGTCAGCACCGACGATCTGGCGATCGTGAAATCCATTGTGGGCCTTGCCGGTTCGTTCGGGCTCGGGGTGGTCGGCGAGGGCGTGGAGACGGCCGTGGCGGCGCGCACCCTGGTCGGGCTGGGGTGCTATCGCGCGCAGGGCTTCCTCATCGCCCGGCCGATGCCCGCCGCCGAGTTGGACGCGCATCTGGCGGCGGGCCGCATCCCGCTGGATCTGGAGCTGCCCCGGGTGTCCCGGGGTGTGCCGCGGACCTGA
- a CDS encoding GAF domain-containing protein, whose translation MPEDEWLLVEIMGPEPTVVADGGQRRDWTSPWRARAGLGPVGRRLITDAVRAASESSDAEVVLADSGVGVVAVPVRCAFGTVHGVQVWAGRLNAMPPPRRRVACWDWNSDTQLAHHGPGLEELIFARAPEDVRVIRTPPEAFGRMVRFDDRLAYFGLIQDLKPGSCFQGEVDMLGDDGAVRHFQMITRVHPDGEPFIRALMHEMVVPSAPSTELTMLRAASRALPNGVGLTMATGLVYEWVREPPPPLDRWATELPEIHPDDVEAYRAAHLSVVGGAERDGTVLRFRVRFPGTEWIAVGAELAGLHHHQPSHGMLRVWPEPLG comes from the coding sequence ATGCCGGAAGATGAATGGTTGCTGGTCGAGATCATGGGGCCGGAACCGACGGTGGTGGCCGACGGCGGGCAGCGGCGGGATTGGACGAGTCCTTGGCGGGCGCGGGCCGGGCTGGGTCCGGTGGGGCGGCGGTTGATCACCGACGCGGTGCGGGCGGCGAGCGAGAGCTCCGACGCCGAGGTGGTGCTGGCCGATTCCGGCGTAGGGGTGGTGGCGGTGCCGGTGCGGTGCGCGTTCGGCACCGTGCACGGCGTGCAGGTCTGGGCCGGGCGGCTGAATGCGATGCCGCCGCCGCGGCGGCGGGTGGCCTGCTGGGACTGGAATTCCGACACCCAATTGGCGCACCACGGGCCGGGTCTGGAGGAGTTGATCTTCGCGCGGGCGCCCGAGGACGTGCGGGTGATCCGGACGCCGCCGGAGGCGTTCGGGCGGATGGTGCGGTTCGACGACCGCCTCGCGTACTTCGGCTTGATCCAGGATCTGAAGCCGGGGTCGTGCTTTCAGGGTGAGGTCGACATGCTCGGCGACGACGGCGCGGTCCGGCACTTCCAGATGATCACCCGGGTGCATCCGGACGGGGAGCCGTTCATCCGGGCGCTGATGCACGAGATGGTGGTGCCGTCCGCGCCCAGCACCGAGCTGACCATGCTGCGGGCGGCGTCGCGGGCGCTGCCGAACGGCGTGGGGCTGACCATGGCGACGGGGCTGGTGTACGAGTGGGTCCGGGAACCGCCGCCGCCCCTGGACCGGTGGGCGACCGAGCTTCCCGAGATCCACCCGGACGATGTCGAGGCGTACCGGGCCGCGCACCTGTCCGTGGTCGGCGGGGCCGAGCGGGACGGAACGGTGCTGCGGTTCCGGGTGCGGTTTCCGGGTACCGAGTGGATCGCGGTCGGGGCCGAGCTCGCGGGCCTGCATCATCACCAGCCCTCGCACGGCATGCTGCGCGTCTGGCCCGAACCGCTCGGTTGA
- a CDS encoding glycosyltransferase, giving the protein MRIAQLANFYGPRSGGLRTALHHLGAGYAAAGHEVVLIVPGARRGEEVLASGVVRITVPALAIPWTGGYRAANPRRVADVLAGLRPDVLEVSDRLTLRGFGRWARRRDVAGVMISHERLDRLLGQVLPGPMARRAADAANRQTARDYDIVVCTTEFARAEFQRIDVPNVALVPLGVDLELFSPRRRDRALRARLGGSEHPLLVHCGRLSVEKRVDRSIEAVDALRRAGVDARLIVVGDGPRRESLHRLARGLPPLHDGRPAVHFTGFIDDRARLATLLASADVSLAPGPHETFGLAALEALAAGTPVVASRSSALADIVTADCGAVADDHPTAFAHAVNNVLALPPAARRRAARIRAEQFTWPAAVAGMLEVLGGRDC; this is encoded by the coding sequence GTGCGCATCGCTCAGCTGGCGAACTTCTACGGTCCGCGGTCGGGGGGCCTACGCACCGCACTGCATCACCTGGGGGCGGGATACGCCGCGGCCGGGCACGAGGTCGTGCTGATCGTGCCGGGTGCGCGCCGCGGCGAGGAGGTGCTGGCGAGCGGGGTGGTGCGGATAACCGTTCCGGCGCTGGCGATTCCGTGGACGGGCGGGTATCGGGCGGCGAATCCGCGGCGGGTGGCCGACGTGCTGGCGGGGCTGCGGCCGGACGTGCTCGAGGTGTCGGATCGGTTGACGCTGCGCGGATTCGGGCGCTGGGCGCGGCGGCGCGACGTGGCGGGGGTGATGATCTCGCACGAGCGGCTGGACCGGCTGCTGGGGCAGGTGCTGCCGGGGCCGATGGCGCGGCGGGCGGCCGACGCGGCCAATCGGCAGACCGCGCGCGACTACGACATCGTGGTCTGCACAACGGAATTCGCCCGCGCGGAGTTTCAGCGCATCGACGTGCCGAATGTGGCGCTGGTGCCGCTGGGCGTGGATCTCGAGCTGTTCAGCCCGCGGCGACGGGATCGGGCGCTGCGGGCGCGACTGGGCGGATCCGAACATCCGCTGCTGGTGCACTGCGGACGGTTGTCGGTGGAGAAGCGCGTGGACCGCAGCATCGAGGCGGTGGACGCGCTGCGGCGAGCCGGGGTGGACGCGCGGCTGATCGTGGTCGGCGACGGCCCCCGCCGAGAGTCCCTGCACCGCTTGGCCCGTGGCCTGCCCCCGCTCCACGACGGCCGCCCCGCGGTCCATTTCACCGGTTTCATCGACGACCGCGCCCGCCTGGCGACGCTGCTGGCGAGCGCCGACGTCTCCCTGGCCCCCGGCCCGCACGAGACCTTCGGCCTCGCCGCCCTCGAGGCCCTGGCCGCGGGCACCCCGGTGGTAGCCAGCCGCTCCTCGGCCCTGGCCGACATCGTCACCGCCGACTGCGGCGCCGTCGCCGACGACCACCCCACCGCCTTCGCCCACGCGGTCAACAACGTCCTGGCCCTCCCCCCAGCCGCCCGCCGCCGCGCCGCCCGCATCCGCGCCGAACAATTCACCTGGCCCGCCGCAGTCGCGGGCATGCTGGAAGTGCTTGGCGGGCGTGATTGTTGA
- a CDS encoding SDR family oxidoreductase, with protein MRDRLKSVSGKKTLVTGAASGIGRATALAAAREGAELVLTDIDAAGLAETVALIEQAGGKVLASRPLDISDYDAVTAFATDVHDEHGSLDVVMNVAGVSAWGTVENLEHRHWRRMIDVNLMGPIHVIENFVPPMVKAGRGGALVNVSSAAGLLAFPWHAAYSASKFGLRGASEVLRFDLARHGITVHLVVPGAVNTHLVQTVEIAGVDREDPRVQRYVRHFQKHATPPERVAAQILRGIARNHFLVYTSFDVRFGYWWARKFALPYELVMRKANDRFHTFLR; from the coding sequence GTGCGTGATCGCTTGAAGTCCGTGAGCGGCAAGAAGACCCTCGTCACCGGCGCGGCCAGCGGGATCGGGCGGGCGACGGCGCTCGCCGCCGCCCGCGAGGGCGCGGAGTTGGTGCTGACCGACATCGACGCGGCGGGGCTGGCCGAGACGGTGGCGCTCATCGAGCAGGCGGGCGGCAAGGTGCTGGCCTCGCGGCCCCTCGACATCAGCGACTACGACGCCGTCACCGCCTTCGCCACCGACGTGCACGACGAGCACGGCAGCCTGGACGTGGTGATGAACGTCGCCGGGGTCTCGGCCTGGGGCACGGTGGAGAACCTGGAGCATCGGCACTGGCGGCGGATGATCGACGTCAACCTGATGGGCCCCATCCACGTCATCGAGAACTTCGTTCCGCCGATGGTGAAGGCGGGACGCGGTGGCGCACTGGTGAATGTGTCGTCGGCGGCTGGCCTGCTGGCATTCCCGTGGCATGCGGCCTACAGCGCCAGCAAGTTCGGGCTGCGCGGGGCGTCGGAGGTGCTGCGGTTCGATCTGGCGCGGCACGGGATCACCGTGCACCTGGTGGTGCCGGGCGCGGTGAACACCCATCTGGTGCAGACCGTCGAGATCGCCGGGGTGGACCGCGAGGACCCGCGGGTGCAGCGCTACGTCCGGCATTTCCAGAAGCACGCCACCCCGCCGGAGCGGGTCGCCGCGCAGATCCTGCGCGGCATCGCGCGCAACCACTTCCTCGTCTACACGTCCTTCGACGTGCGCTTCGGCTACTGGTGGGCCCGCAAATTCGCCCTCCCGTACGAGCTGGTCATGCGCAAGGCCAACGACCGCTTCCACACGTTCCTGCGCTAA
- the soxR gene encoding redox-sensitive transcriptional activator SoxR, with translation MQHTTWQAKELTPGQLSERSGVAVSALHFYEREGLITSRRTSGNQRRYPRETLRRVAFIRISQRVGIPLSEIRKALDTLPEGRTPNRKDWERLSVIWREDLEQRIEQLTRLRDSLTGCIGCGCLSLASCRIINWHDKLGDDGPGARVLDVNITPGESEGCAAAELPESSGAAGA, from the coding sequence ATGCAGCACACGACATGGCAAGCCAAGGAGCTCACCCCGGGACAGTTGTCCGAACGCAGCGGGGTCGCGGTGTCGGCGCTGCACTTCTACGAGCGCGAGGGCCTCATCACCAGCCGCCGTACCAGCGGCAACCAGCGCCGCTACCCGCGTGAAACGCTCCGTCGGGTCGCGTTCATCCGCATCTCGCAGCGAGTCGGCATTCCGCTCAGCGAGATTCGCAAGGCGCTGGACACCCTGCCCGAGGGCCGCACCCCCAACCGTAAGGACTGGGAGCGGTTGTCGGTCATCTGGCGCGAGGACCTGGAACAGCGCATCGAACAGCTGACCCGCCTGCGCGACAGCCTCACCGGCTGCATCGGCTGCGGCTGCCTGTCGCTGGCCAGCTGCCGCATCATCAACTGGCACGACAAGCTCGGCGACGACGGCCCCGGCGCCCGAGTCCTGGACGTCAACATCACCCCTGGCGAATCAGAGGGCTGCGCGGCCGCGGAGTTACCCGAATCCTCCGGCGCCGCGGGCGCTTAG